One Campylobacter concisus DNA segment encodes these proteins:
- a CDS encoding c-type cytochrome, giving the protein MKNIKISFLACFLVANAFAASQVYYIEARGEFGKELAEMAKKQANDRNEKVNVYVDEDPRRYKDNRILKFGVDRKGRYSVSLGKELYEKQCASCHGESADKRPFGSTPLKNMDAKDIEDSIISYRSDSSFGGSGKNVMQNQAKIVSNNDLGAILAYLKGKDALADQDTNENKPVSTETKQGSYLR; this is encoded by the coding sequence ATGAAAAATATCAAAATTTCTTTTTTGGCGTGTTTTTTGGTGGCAAATGCCTTTGCAGCTTCTCAGGTTTATTATATAGAGGCTCGTGGCGAGTTTGGTAAAGAGCTTGCCGAAATGGCAAAAAAGCAGGCTAATGACAGAAATGAAAAAGTAAATGTCTATGTTGATGAAGATCCAAGACGGTATAAAGACAATAGAATTTTAAAATTTGGCGTTGATAGAAAAGGTAGATATAGTGTCTCTTTAGGAAAAGAGCTTTATGAGAAACAATGTGCTAGCTGCCATGGCGAAAGTGCAGACAAAAGACCATTTGGCTCAACACCACTTAAAAACATGGATGCTAAAGATATAGAAGATAGCATCATCTCTTATAGAAGCGACTCAAGCTTTGGTGGTAGCGGTAAAAACGTGATGCAAAACCAAGCTAAAATCGTCTCAAACAATGATCTAGGCGCAATACTTGCTTATCTAAAAGGTAAAGATGCACTTGCAGATCAAGATACAAACGAAAATAAACCAGTTTCAACCGAAACAAAGCAGGGCAGTTATTTAAGATAA
- the ccsA gene encoding cytochrome c biogenesis protein CcsA, translated as MLNPKTLFLSMGSAIVLMIIFAVASGAATIIESKTSTEAAWYYVYGASWFALIQLLLGINLAFNIFRYNLIDPKKLPSLIFHLGFIVILIGAGITRYLGFEADMHIRENTASNVVSTKVSYINLTALNDKGEEISSAMPLGLADVKKGFDLKLKTADGEASLKFKEFVPNASYKFVNDDSGKPVVEFVVSNESESEEIFLLEEEEARVGDISFIFNAKPDENKKYVLFRLNDGNFTVTSNADLLKFTMADSSKTELKAGSVNEFGTGSLYTISNINFAPRLVSAHATRKLVSSKDSEFNALIAELNYKGESKEMHVFYNLTEPSRIAVAGEKFNASWGAQQIKLPFSLYLKDFELKRYPGSNSPMSYSSEVVVKDGTNDPGFDYRIYMNHVLDYDGYRFFQSSYDTDEKGTILSVNKDPGKIPTYIGYFLLGLGFLLNVINPNSRFRKLAKLIDNESTKSGKKVAALIAVLLLGLNFSSLKAEDFLPHISKEHADKLARLIVQSPDGRMKPFDTLSKEVLNKIHRGESIGSLNSNQAMLSIMVTPDFWRNEKIIALGQSKELKKELGVDENARYASFDEFFKATKDGGSEYKLTKFAEIANRKHPGSRNTFDKDVIKIDERLNVFYMIFIGEIFKIFPKQDDPSNSWYSPASAMMYFSPKEAELVVGMMREYFSAVDAASKDNDWSKADAALEKISAYQHKYGSAVMPSEKKIDIEILFNKFQVFDRLTPIYLLAGLALLLFVFVKMLAPKVQINGIVKAVYIINLLAFLAHTVGLGLRWYIAEHAPWSNAYESMVYIAWALGLSGIIFAKRSPIALALTSILAGVTLFVAHLSWMDPQITTLVPVLQSYWLTIHVSIITASYGFLGLCALLGGFTLLLIILQNKKKPNAEIARNITEATRINEMAMILGLSLLTLGNFLGGVWANESWGRYWGWDSKETWALVSILVYAAVLHMRFIPKLNNQYAFAVASFFAYWSIIMTYFGVNFYLAGMHSYAAGDPLPVPDFVWISIVVMIVMSVLAFTKRSLCTRL; from the coding sequence ATGTTAAATCCAAAAACATTATTTTTAAGTATGGGCTCAGCTATCGTTTTGATGATAATCTTTGCCGTAGCTAGCGGAGCCGCCACAATAATAGAGAGCAAAACTAGCACTGAAGCAGCTTGGTACTATGTTTATGGTGCTAGCTGGTTTGCGCTCATCCAACTACTCCTTGGTATAAATTTAGCCTTCAACATCTTTAGATATAACCTAATCGATCCTAAAAAACTCCCATCTCTCATCTTTCACTTAGGTTTTATCGTCATCTTAATCGGTGCTGGCATCACAAGATACCTTGGCTTTGAAGCTGATATGCATATACGTGAAAACACTGCTTCAAACGTTGTTAGTACAAAGGTTTCGTATATAAATTTAACAGCGCTTAACGACAAAGGTGAAGAGATCAGCTCGGCTATGCCTTTGGGACTTGCTGATGTAAAGAAAGGCTTTGATCTAAAGCTAAAAACAGCAGATGGCGAGGCTAGTTTAAAATTTAAAGAATTTGTGCCAAATGCAAGTTATAAATTTGTAAATGATGATAGTGGAAAGCCTGTCGTTGAGTTTGTAGTCTCAAACGAGAGCGAAAGCGAAGAGATATTTTTACTTGAAGAAGAAGAGGCAAGGGTTGGAGATATCAGCTTTATCTTTAATGCCAAACCAGATGAAAATAAAAAATACGTTCTTTTTAGACTAAATGATGGAAATTTCACAGTTACTTCAAATGCTGATCTTTTAAAATTTACTATGGCGGATAGCTCAAAAACTGAGCTAAAAGCTGGCAGCGTAAATGAATTTGGCACAGGTAGCCTATATACTATCTCAAATATAAATTTCGCCCCAAGGCTAGTCTCAGCGCACGCTACAAGAAAACTGGTCAGCTCAAAGGATAGCGAGTTTAACGCGTTGATAGCTGAGCTAAACTATAAAGGTGAGAGTAAAGAGATGCATGTATTTTACAACCTAACAGAGCCTTCACGTATCGCCGTGGCTGGAGAGAAATTTAACGCCTCATGGGGAGCTCAGCAGATAAAACTCCCATTTAGCCTCTACCTAAAAGACTTTGAGCTAAAAAGATATCCTGGCTCAAATTCGCCTATGAGCTACTCAAGTGAGGTTGTGGTAAAAGATGGCACGAATGATCCGGGGTTTGATTATAGAATTTATATGAACCACGTGCTTGATTATGATGGATATAGATTTTTCCAAAGCTCATATGATACCGACGAGAAAGGCACGATCCTCTCTGTCAATAAAGACCCAGGCAAGATCCCGACATATATCGGCTACTTTTTGCTAGGTCTTGGCTTCTTGTTAAATGTCATAAACCCTAACAGTCGCTTTAGAAAGCTAGCAAAACTAATAGATAATGAATCAACAAAAAGCGGTAAAAAAGTAGCTGCGCTCATAGCAGTCTTACTTTTGGGCTTAAATTTTAGCTCGCTAAAGGCTGAGGACTTCTTACCACATATCAGCAAAGAGCATGCAGACAAGCTTGCTAGACTCATCGTGCAAAGTCCAGACGGCAGGATGAAGCCATTTGATACGCTTAGCAAAGAGGTTTTAAACAAAATTCACAGAGGCGAGAGCATAGGTAGCCTAAATTCAAACCAAGCGATGCTTTCTATAATGGTAACGCCTGATTTTTGGCGAAATGAGAAGATCATCGCACTTGGTCAAAGCAAGGAGCTAAAAAAAGAGCTAGGCGTTGATGAAAATGCAAGATACGCAAGCTTTGATGAATTTTTTAAAGCGACAAAAGATGGTGGAAGCGAGTATAAACTAACAAAATTTGCCGAGATAGCAAACCGCAAACACCCAGGTTCACGCAATACTTTTGACAAAGATGTGATAAAGATCGACGAGAGACTAAATGTATTTTATATGATATTTATCGGTGAAATTTTCAAAATTTTCCCAAAACAAGATGATCCGTCAAATTCTTGGTATTCGCCAGCTAGTGCGATGATGTACTTCTCGCCAAAAGAGGCTGAGCTAGTAGTTGGTATGATGAGAGAGTATTTTTCAGCTGTTGATGCAGCCTCAAAGGATAATGACTGGAGTAAGGCGGATGCGGCGCTTGAGAAAATTTCAGCTTATCAGCACAAATACGGCTCTGCCGTCATGCCAAGTGAGAAAAAAATAGACATAGAAATTTTATTTAATAAATTTCAAGTATTTGACCGCTTGACGCCGATATATCTTTTGGCTGGACTTGCGCTTTTACTATTTGTTTTTGTCAAGATGTTAGCGCCAAAAGTGCAGATAAATGGCATAGTTAAAGCTGTATATATTATAAATTTACTAGCCTTTCTCGCGCACACGGTAGGCCTCGGTCTTCGCTGGTACATCGCTGAGCACGCCCCTTGGAGTAACGCCTACGAGTCGATGGTCTATATCGCTTGGGCGCTTGGTCTATCTGGCATCATCTTTGCAAAACGCAGTCCGATCGCACTTGCGCTTACATCTATATTGGCTGGCGTTACGCTATTTGTCGCACACCTTAGCTGGATGGATCCGCAGATCACGACACTTGTGCCTGTGCTTCAGAGCTACTGGCTAACTATCCACGTCTCTATCATAACTGCAAGTTATGGATTTTTAGGCCTTTGTGCGTTACTTGGTGGCTTTACTTTGTTGCTTATCATCTTGCAAAACAAGAAAAAGCCAAATGCAGAGATCGCGCGTAATATCACTGAAGCGACACGTATAAATGAGATGGCGATGATACTAGGTCTTAGCTTGCTCACGCTTGGAAACTTTTTAGGTGGTGTCTGGGCAAATGAGAGCTGGGGTAGATACTGGGGCTGGGACAGCAAGGAGACTTGGGCGCTAGTTTCGATCCTTGTCTATGCGGCAGTGCTTCACATGAGATTTATACCAAAGCTTAATAATCAATACGCATTTGCTGTAGCCTCATTTTTTGCCTATTGGTCGATCATAATGACCTATTTTGGGGTAAATTTCTATCTAGCTGGCATGCACTCATACGCAGCTGGAGATCCGCTTCCAGTGCCTGATTTTGTCTGGATAAGCATCGTCGTGATGATAGTGATGAGCGTTCTTGCATTTACGAAACGCTCTCTTTGCACAAGGTTATAG
- a CDS encoding phosphatidylglycerophosphatase A family protein — protein MQKLFLTFFGFGLLPKAPGTWGSVAGAVAAYFVLYFFSSTTLLLASILLFLVSISVIDDFEKKANSHDESFIVIDEVAGVWLAIAISGATISQLVLSLVLFRVLDIKKPSIIGRIDRNVKGGLGVMGDDMVAGFFAGIISAMIYGVAMKFGVVLP, from the coding sequence ATGCAAAAGCTATTTTTGACATTTTTTGGATTTGGACTTTTACCAAAGGCGCCTGGCACTTGGGGCTCGGTGGCTGGAGCTGTGGCAGCTTATTTTGTGTTATATTTTTTCTCATCTACCACGCTTTTACTGGCTAGCATTTTGTTATTTTTGGTGAGCATCAGCGTCATTGATGATTTTGAAAAAAAGGCAAATTCGCACGACGAAAGTTTTATCGTGATCGACGAAGTTGCTGGCGTTTGGCTTGCTATCGCCATTAGCGGAGCGACGATCTCACAGCTAGTTCTCTCGCTCGTGCTTTTTAGAGTACTTGATATCAAAAAGCCTTCGATCATTGGCAGGATCGACCGCAACGTAAAGGGCGGGCTTGGCGTTATGGGCGATGATATGGTTGCTGGATTTTTCGCTGGCATTATTAGCGCGATGATATATGGCGTAGCTATGAAATTTGGCGTAGTTTTGCCGTAA
- a CDS encoding sulfate adenylyltransferase, whose translation MTSARKNSEISINTEVYGALELIKNKILSNFSALMDDEQIKEVAKKGYFNGEPMPYSFGFAPFGEINQNTASKLHTGQRVNLNMDGKIVGHIDVAKVFKFDESMRAKNIFLANESNSEMSLNLGKYGISGEFELYDESLQISKDALNELIKESGAKKITAVFLTADPFNRAHERLVRMTIDKADLVVVFLVRTREERHIDYEIRKQVLDFFNQNYLPTKKVFVFALKNTTLFSSHANPTLECIAASRLGANKLVIGQNHSGIGMFFDHNEVHTILDIYKNDLNLDVIVLPELVYCNKCKTLVSTKSCPHGQHHQIKYHPDVIKELLFNGIMPPAILVRPEISALILSKLYVNRFKDIQKLCDDLFVNSGLLENKTDRDFYEELMKLYQTSSLT comes from the coding sequence ATGACGTCAGCAAGAAAAAATAGTGAAATTTCTATAAACACCGAAGTTTATGGCGCCTTAGAGCTTATCAAAAACAAAATTCTCTCAAATTTTAGCGCACTGATGGACGATGAGCAGATCAAAGAGGTCGCGAAAAAGGGCTACTTTAACGGCGAACCGATGCCCTACTCTTTTGGCTTTGCCCCATTTGGCGAGATCAATCAAAATACCGCTAGCAAGCTGCATACTGGGCAAAGAGTAAATTTAAATATGGACGGCAAGATCGTTGGACACATCGACGTGGCAAAGGTCTTTAAATTTGACGAGAGCATGCGAGCTAAAAATATATTTTTAGCAAATGAATCAAACAGCGAAATGTCGCTAAATTTAGGCAAATACGGCATAAGTGGCGAGTTTGAGCTATATGATGAGAGCCTACAAATTAGCAAAGATGCGCTAAATGAGCTTATAAAAGAGAGTGGCGCTAAGAAGATAACGGCTGTTTTTTTAACGGCTGACCCATTTAACCGCGCGCATGAACGCCTAGTTAGGATGACTATCGACAAGGCCGATCTCGTGGTCGTTTTTCTGGTAAGAACGCGCGAAGAGAGGCATATTGATTACGAGATCAGAAAGCAAGTGCTTGACTTTTTTAACCAAAACTATCTGCCGACAAAAAAGGTCTTTGTCTTTGCGCTAAAAAACACGACCCTTTTTAGCTCGCACGCCAACCCAACGCTTGAGTGCATCGCGGCTTCAAGACTTGGCGCAAATAAGCTAGTCATCGGACAAAACCACTCTGGCATTGGCATGTTTTTTGACCACAACGAAGTTCATACGATACTTGACATCTACAAAAACGATCTAAATTTAGACGTGATCGTCCTGCCAGAGCTAGTTTATTGCAACAAGTGTAAGACGCTAGTTAGCACCAAAAGCTGCCCACACGGACAGCACCACCAGATCAAATACCACCCAGACGTGATCAAAGAACTGCTATTTAACGGCATCATGCCACCAGCCATACTCGTTAGGCCTGAAATTTCAGCGCTCATCTTAAGCAAGCTCTATGTAAATCGCTTTAAAGATATACAAAAGCTCTGCGACGATCTCTTTGTAAATTCTGGACTGCTTGAAAACAAGACCGACCGCGACTTTTATGAGGAGCTCATGAAGCTCTACCAGACATCATCACTCACTTAA
- a CDS encoding response regulator, translated as MKILIVENEIYLAGSMASKLADFGYDCEIAKSVKEALKFENFDVVLLSTTLPGQDFYPVIEKFKSSIIILLIAYINSDTVLKPIQAGAVDYIQKPFMIEELVRKIRHFEEFRGFKNEIKNYENYINFTLKDYEIPCFEAKKIKFPLLLKSSKNGYSDKFIFNYVKANKTPFLFLGKACFSELEKALSQSGNELIYITNLEELKDDEKEKILELCKKKKVAIQTSDFAQSAPFDELELSIRDKNFDIGEIVTIDEYIKYIIVNYQDKFPDTELSKKLGISRKSLWEKRKKYDVSKKK; from the coding sequence ATGAAAATTTTAATAGTAGAAAACGAAATTTATCTAGCTGGCTCGATGGCTAGCAAGCTGGCTGACTTTGGCTACGACTGCGAGATCGCAAAGAGCGTCAAAGAGGCTTTGAAATTTGAAAATTTTGACGTAGTGTTACTTTCTACCACACTTCCTGGGCAGGACTTCTATCCAGTCATAGAGAAATTTAAAAGTTCTATCATCATCTTACTCATCGCCTACATAAACAGCGACACCGTGCTAAAACCGATACAAGCGGGCGCGGTGGATTACATCCAAAAGCCATTTATGATAGAAGAGCTTGTTAGAAAGATAAGACATTTTGAAGAGTTTAGAGGCTTTAAAAACGAGATAAAAAACTACGAAAACTATATAAATTTCACCCTAAAAGACTACGAGATACCTTGTTTTGAAGCTAAAAAGATCAAATTTCCACTTCTTTTAAAATCAAGCAAGAATGGCTACAGCGATAAATTTATCTTTAACTATGTAAAGGCAAACAAAACGCCATTTTTGTTTTTGGGTAAAGCCTGTTTTAGCGAGCTTGAAAAAGCACTTTCTCAAAGTGGCAACGAGCTAATATACATCACAAATCTTGAAGAGCTAAAAGATGATGAAAAAGAGAAAATTTTAGAGCTTTGCAAAAAGAAAAAAGTAGCTATCCAAACTAGCGATTTTGCGCAAAGTGCGCCATTTGACGAGCTTGAATTATCCATCCGAGACAAAAACTTTGACATCGGCGAGATCGTCACGATCGATGAATATATAAAATATATCATAGTTAATTATCAAGATAAATTCCCCGACACCGAGCTTAGCAAAAAGCTTGGAATTTCTAGAAAATCACTTTGGGAAAAGAGAAAGAAATATGACGTCAGCAAGAAAAAATAG